The sequence TACCCCGATCGGGACGCCACGCAACTGCGCGCGGATTTGGCGGCGTATGTGTCCCGCCAGACGGGAGTGGAGGTCGGCCCGGGGCAGGTGTGGGCTGCCAACGGGTCCAACGAGGTCCTGCAGCAGTTGCTGCAAGCCTTCGGAGGGCCCGGCCGCCGCGCGATGGGGTTTACCCCCAGCTACTCCATGCACCCCATCTTGTGCGCTGGGACGCAGACCGAGTTCCTCTCCGTCGCGCGCCGGGAAGAAGAAAATTTCCGGCTCGATGTAGCCGCAGCGCTGGCGGAGATGGAGCGGGCCCGCCCAGATATCGTCTTCGTGACCACCCCCAACAATCCCACCGGCAACGTGACCCCTCTGGATGATCTGCGCCAGATCATCCAGGCCGCCGCGGGGATTGTCATTGTGGACGAGGCCTATGCCGAGTTCACGGACTTCCCCAGTGCCTGCACGCTACTGGCGGAGTTCCCCACCAAGCTCGTGGTCTCCCGCACGATGAGTAAGGCCTTCGACTTCGCCGGTGGTCGCCTGGGCTACTTCGTGGCGTCCCAGGCCTTCGTGGAGGCCGTGATGCTCGTGCGCCTGCCCTATCACTTGTCCAGCCTGACGCAGACCGCCGCCCGGGTGGCCCTGCGTCACAGCGCGGAGACCCTCAAAACGGTTGACATCCTGCGTGGCGAGCGGGACCGGGTTCTCAGCGAGCTGCGCCGCCTGGGCTACCGGACCATTCAATCCCACGCTAACTTCATCTTCTTCGGGCGTTTCCAGGACAGCCCTGCGGTCTGGCAGGAATTCCTGGACCGCCAGGTTCTCATCCGGGACGTGGGGGTGCCCGGGTGGCTGCGAGCCAGCGTGGGCCTTCCGGCCGAAAACGACCACTTCATCCGAGCTGCAGGTGAGTTGCGTCGTACCGTGTTGACTGAACAATGACCGAGCAAGCAGCACCGGCAACCGCATCCACTGTGCTCGCCCCCCAGTTCCTAACCCCACCTGCACCACGAGAAACGAGGCCAACCCCATGAGCCGCAGCGCCCGCATCCACCGCGCTACCCGCGAATCAGACATCACCGTCGAGATTGACCTGGACGGCAGCGGACAGACCACCATCTCCACTGGCCTGCCCTTCTTCAACCACATGCTTACCGCTTTCGGCGCACACGGCTCTTTCGACCTGGTGGTGCAGGCCCAGGGCGATACTGAGATAGACGCCCACCACACGGTGGAGGACACGGCCATCGTCCTCGGCCAGGCCCTGGCGCAGGCCCTCGGCGACAAGAAGGGCATTCGCCGCTTCGGGGATGCCTACATCCCTATGGACGAGACCCTGGCCCACGCTGCAGCGGATGTCTCCGGGCGGCCCTACTACGTGGGTACGGGGGAGCCGGAGGCGCTGCTCACCACGATCATCGGCGGTCACTACGCCACCGTCATCAACCAGCACTTCTTTGAGACCCTGGCGCTCAACGCCCGCATCGCCCTGCACGTGCGCTGCCTCTACGGTCGGGACCCCCACCACATCACCGAGGCCGAGTACAAAGCGGTGGCCCGGGCCCTGCGCGCCGCCGTGGAGCCCGACCCCCGGGTCAGCGGGATCCCCTCCACCAAGGGCACCCTCTAGGCGCGCCGGAGGGTTAACGGGACCAGTACAGTGTGCAGCATGCCTTCTTCCTCCACCGATTCCCCCAGCGTCGCCCTGCTGGACTACGGCAGCGGCAACATCCGGTCCGCCCACCGCGCCCTCGAGCGGGCCGGGGCAGAGGTCACCGTGACGCGGGACCCGGGTACCGTCCTGGCCGCCGATGGCCTCGTCGTGCCCGGGGTGGGCGCCTTCGCCGCCTGCATGGCAGGACTGCGGGAGGTCAAGGGCGACCGCCTCATCGGGCAGCGCCTGGCCGGCGGGCGCCCCGTGCTGGGGATCTGCGTGGGCATGCAGATCATGTTCGAGGGGGGAGTGGAATACGCCGAGGGGACAGGTGCTACGGCAGCCCCGGGCGCGGGGGAGTGGCCCGGTACGGTGGAGCGCCTCGACGCGGACGTGCTGCCGCACATGGGGTGGAACACCGTGGACGTCGCCGAGGGCAGCGCGATGTTCGCCGGGGCCCCGGCGAACGAGCGGTACTACTTCGTGCACTCCTATGGGGTGCGCCGATGGGAGCTGGAGACCGACGGGCGCACCCAGGCCCCCCTGGTGCACTGGGCGGAGCACGGTCGCTCCCGCTTCATCGCCGCCGTGGAGAACGGCCCGCTGTGGGCCACGCAGTTCCACCCGGAGAAATCCGGGGATGCCGGGGCCCGGCTGCTGCGCAACTGGGTGGGCACGCTGCGCCCCTCACCCTGACGACAAGAGCTAACAACATGTGCTTATAGGATGGCCGGTATGACTGCCTCAGATCAGAATTTGACCCTCCTACCAGCGGTGGACGTAGCCGATGGCCAAGCGGTACGGCTGGTGCAGGGTGCCGCCGGGACGGAAACCGGCTACGGTCAGCCGCTGGAGGCTGCCCAGCAGTGGCAGGCGGCGGGGGCGGAATGGATTCACCTCGTGGACCTGGACGCCGCCTTCGGTCGGGGCAGCAACTTCGAGCTGCTGCGGGACGTGACGGGGGCCCTGGACGTCAAGGTGGAGCTCTCCGGGGGCATCCGGGACGACGAGTCCCTCGAGCGGGCCCTATCCACCGGCTGTGAGCGAGTGAACATCGGCACCGCCGCACTGGAAGATCCGCAGTGGTGCGAATCCGTGATCCGCCGCTACGGGGAGAAAATCGCCATCGGCCTGGATACCCGCCAGGTTGAGGGGCAGTGGCGCCTGCGCG comes from Corynebacterium heidelbergense and encodes:
- the hisB gene encoding imidazoleglycerol-phosphate dehydratase HisB, translating into MSRSARIHRATRESDITVEIDLDGSGQTTISTGLPFFNHMLTAFGAHGSFDLVVQAQGDTEIDAHHTVEDTAIVLGQALAQALGDKKGIRRFGDAYIPMDETLAHAAADVSGRPYYVGTGEPEALLTTIIGGHYATVINQHFFETLALNARIALHVRCLYGRDPHHITEAEYKAVARALRAAVEPDPRVSGIPSTKGTL
- the priA gene encoding bifunctional 1-(5-phosphoribosyl)-5-((5-phosphoribosylamino)methylideneamino)imidazole-4-carboxamide isomerase/phosphoribosylanthranilate isomerase PriA, giving the protein MTASDQNLTLLPAVDVADGQAVRLVQGAAGTETGYGQPLEAAQQWQAAGAEWIHLVDLDAAFGRGSNFELLRDVTGALDVKVELSGGIRDDESLERALSTGCERVNIGTAALEDPQWCESVIRRYGEKIAIGLDTRQVEGQWRLRGRGWTSDGGDLWEVLERLDSQGVSRLVVTDVSRDGMLNGPNVDLLRDVAAATEAPVVASGGISSLADIAALAAIVPEGVDSAIVGKALYAGKFTLQEALEVARR
- a CDS encoding histidinol-phosphate transaminase, which translates into the protein MASSDVTPGTQPGDQPQLADLPLREELRGQHAYGAPQLTVANQLNTNENPYAPAEVIMTELADKVRHLDPSLNRYPDRDATQLRADLAAYVSRQTGVEVGPGQVWAANGSNEVLQQLLQAFGGPGRRAMGFTPSYSMHPILCAGTQTEFLSVARREEENFRLDVAAALAEMERARPDIVFVTTPNNPTGNVTPLDDLRQIIQAAAGIVIVDEAYAEFTDFPSACTLLAEFPTKLVVSRTMSKAFDFAGGRLGYFVASQAFVEAVMLVRLPYHLSSLTQTAARVALRHSAETLKTVDILRGERDRVLSELRRLGYRTIQSHANFIFFGRFQDSPAVWQEFLDRQVLIRDVGVPGWLRASVGLPAENDHFIRAAGELRRTVLTEQ
- the hisH gene encoding imidazole glycerol phosphate synthase subunit HisH, coding for MPSSSTDSPSVALLDYGSGNIRSAHRALERAGAEVTVTRDPGTVLAADGLVVPGVGAFAACMAGLREVKGDRLIGQRLAGGRPVLGICVGMQIMFEGGVEYAEGTGATAAPGAGEWPGTVERLDADVLPHMGWNTVDVAEGSAMFAGAPANERYYFVHSYGVRRWELETDGRTQAPLVHWAEHGRSRFIAAVENGPLWATQFHPEKSGDAGARLLRNWVGTLRPSP